From the Candidatus Stygibacter australis genome, the window AATTACCTGAAGTTGAGACCGTAGTACGGGGATTGAGAGAGAAATTAACTGGTAGAGAGATAGATTCGATCATCAGTTATCGTGAAGGTACAGTAATTGATGAGAGAAGCGAAGAAAGAGATTATGGCAACATCATTGGGATACATCGAAAAGGAAAATATATATTAATAGATACTGACAGTAATACAACAATAATGATCCATCTAAGAATGACAGGAAAGCTGGTTTTTGATCAACCTGCTGAGGAATCACATCATTGTCGGGCAGAAATGAAGTTTACTGATCAAACAAATCTGATTTTTGATGATGTTCGCACCTTTGGTAAGATCAATATCCTGGATAAGGGGAGTGAAGAAATGAAGCTGTCCTTTTTGGGGATTGAACCCTTCGATAAGGGATTTGATGTGGAATATCTGCAGAAGAAGTTATCTGGAAGGAAAGCACCAATAAAGAATATACTTCTGGACCAAAGTGTGATTGCCGGATTAGGGAATATTTATGTACTGGAAATACTTCATCGGGCCAAAATATCACCATTACGAAAAAGCAGCGATATAAAAAAGCGTGAGATAGCAGCAATAATACATGAAACGAAAGAAGTATTGAGGGAAGCGATCTCAAAGAATGGAACGACAATATCAGATTTTCGTAGAGTTGATGATAAAACGGGTGAATTCCAAAAATTCTTAAGGGTATATGGAAAGCATTATTGCAAATGTAAGAGTGAGATATTACGAGTGAAACAGGCTGGTCGGACATCCTATTATTGTCCTGTGTGTCAGAAATAAATAAAAAAATTGCATATATAATAAAATAATTATACTATAAATAGGGAGGCTAAATGAAAGCAGTAAAGATCAAAGATAATGTTTACTGGGTTGGAGCAGTAGATTGGAATTTGCGGAATTTTCATGGATATTTGACTCAGAGAGGGTCAACCTATAATTCCTATTTGATCATTGATGAGAAAGTTACTTTGATTGATAATGTGAAATCTTATTTATTTGAAGAACAACTTGAGCGGATAAAA encodes:
- the mutM gene encoding bifunctional DNA-formamidopyrimidine glycosylase/DNA-(apurinic or apyrimidinic site) lyase, encoding MPELPEVETVVRGLREKLTGREIDSIISYREGTVIDERSEERDYGNIIGIHRKGKYILIDTDSNTTIMIHLRMTGKLVFDQPAEESHHCRAEMKFTDQTNLIFDDVRTFGKINILDKGSEEMKLSFLGIEPFDKGFDVEYLQKKLSGRKAPIKNILLDQSVIAGLGNIYVLEILHRAKISPLRKSSDIKKREIAAIIHETKEVLREAISKNGTTISDFRRVDDKTGEFQKFLRVYGKHYCKCKSEILRVKQAGRTSYYCPVCQK